In a single window of the Terriglobia bacterium genome:
- a CDS encoding DUF2283 domain-containing protein produces the protein MTVQYFEDTDTLYIVLKKDAVAETRDLDENTLMEFDAQGNLVSMTIEHARERADLANFSFQQVSAVRSVA, from the coding sequence ATGACTGTCCAATATTTCGAGGACACGGATACGCTCTATATTGTCCTGAAGAAGGATGCAGTCGCTGAAACCCGAGACCTGGACGAAAACACCTTGATGGAGTTTGACGCTCAGGGAAACCTGGTCAGCATGACCATTGAGCATGCGCGAGAGCGGGCCGATCTTGCGAATTTCTCTTTTCAGCAAGTGTCGGCCGTCAGGTCGGTCGCTTAA
- the sufB gene encoding Fe-S cluster assembly protein SufB — MGTPVNNVEELATQEYKYGFVTEVEQETVPRGLNEDVVRLISAKKNEPEWLLEWRLKAYRHWLTMKEPKWANIKYGPIDYQAAYYYAAPKAKTNKPKSLEEIDPEILKTYEKLGIPLREQELLSGVAVDAVFDSVSVATTFKEKLAKLGIIFCSFSEAVQEHPDLVRKWLGSVVPYTDNFFATLNSAVFSDGSFAYIPKGVRCPMELSTYFRINAKETGQFERTLIVADAGAYVSYLEGCTAPMRDENQLHAAVVELVALDNATVKYSTVQNWYPGDKEGKGGIYNFVTKRGKCLGVNSKISWTQVETGSAITWKYPGCILQGDNSVGEFYSVAVTNNYQQADTGTKMIHLGKNTRSTIVSKGISAGHGQNSYRGMVKILKNAAGARNYSQCDSLLMGDKCGAHTFPYLEVKNSTAQVEHEASTSKIGEDQMFYCRQRGLSTEDAIGMIVNGFCKEVFRELPMEFAVEAQKLLGISLEGSVG, encoded by the coding sequence ATGGGTACGCCAGTGAACAATGTTGAAGAACTCGCCACGCAAGAGTACAAGTACGGCTTCGTAACGGAGGTGGAGCAGGAGACCGTCCCTCGTGGATTGAACGAAGACGTGGTTCGCCTGATTTCCGCCAAGAAAAACGAGCCGGAATGGCTTCTGGAGTGGCGGCTGAAGGCCTACCGCCACTGGCTGACGATGAAGGAGCCGAAGTGGGCCAATATCAAGTATGGTCCGATCGACTATCAGGCAGCCTATTACTATGCGGCCCCGAAAGCGAAAACCAATAAGCCCAAGAGCCTGGAAGAAATTGACCCTGAGATCCTCAAAACCTATGAAAAGCTGGGTATTCCCCTGCGAGAGCAGGAACTGCTTTCCGGCGTGGCTGTGGACGCGGTTTTTGACAGCGTCTCGGTGGCCACGACTTTCAAGGAAAAGCTGGCCAAACTGGGCATCATCTTCTGTTCGTTTTCGGAGGCCGTGCAGGAGCACCCCGATTTGGTCCGCAAATGGCTGGGCTCAGTGGTTCCCTACACCGATAACTTCTTTGCCACGCTGAACTCAGCGGTATTCAGCGATGGTTCATTCGCCTACATTCCCAAGGGCGTGCGCTGCCCGATGGAGCTTTCCACTTACTTCCGCATTAACGCCAAAGAGACCGGGCAGTTTGAGCGTACGTTGATTGTGGCCGACGCGGGCGCTTACGTCAGCTATCTGGAAGGCTGTACGGCCCCCATGCGGGATGAAAACCAGTTGCACGCCGCGGTAGTGGAACTCGTGGCGCTTGACAACGCCACGGTGAAGTATTCAACCGTTCAGAACTGGTATCCGGGCGATAAGGAGGGTAAGGGCGGGATTTACAATTTCGTGACCAAGCGCGGCAAGTGCCTGGGCGTAAACTCCAAGATTTCCTGGACGCAGGTGGAGACGGGATCAGCCATCACCTGGAAGTATCCCGGCTGCATCCTGCAGGGCGACAACTCCGTCGGCGAGTTCTATTCCGTCGCCGTCACCAACAACTATCAGCAGGCTGACACCGGCACCAAGATGATCCATCTGGGCAAGAACACCCGCAGCACCATCGTTTCCAAGGGTATCAGCGCCGGACACGGCCAGAACAGCTATCGCGGCATGGTCAAGATTCTGAAGAACGCAGCGGGAGCGCGCAACTACTCGCAATGCGACTCGTTGCTGATGGGGGATAAGTGCGGCGCGCATACGTTCCCTTATCTGGAAGTTAAGAACTCGACCGCACAGGTGGAGCACGAAGCCTCGACCTCCAAGATCGGTGAAGACCAGATGTTCTACTGCCGCCAGCGCGGCCTTTCAACCGAGGACGCTATCGGCATGATCGTCAACGGCTTCTGCAAGGAAGTCTTCCGCGAGCTGCCCATGGAATTCGCCGTCGAGGCCCAGAAACTGCTCGGCATCAGCCTGGAAGGAAGCGTGGGGTAA
- the sufC gene encoding Fe-S cluster assembly ATPase SufC, with product MLLEIKNLHASVGGNEILKGVHLEVGLGEVHAIMGPNGSGKSTLAQVLAGRDLYKVTEGEVLYDGKDLLEMDPETRAREGVFLAFQYPVEIPGVNNTYFLRAALNAGRKYRGQEELDAMDFLAYIRQRIKLLEMDDTLLNRPVNEGFSGGEKKRNEIFQMAVLEPRLAIMDETDSGLDIDALKVVANGVNSLRSNQRSIIVVTHYQRLLNYIVPDFVHVLSNGRIVKSGGKELALELEEKGYSWLDETVPASERA from the coding sequence ATGTTACTTGAGATCAAGAACCTTCACGCCAGCGTGGGCGGCAATGAAATTCTGAAAGGGGTCCATCTGGAAGTCGGTCTGGGTGAAGTGCATGCCATCATGGGGCCGAACGGGTCCGGCAAATCGACGCTGGCGCAGGTGCTTGCCGGCCGCGATTTGTACAAGGTGACTGAGGGCGAAGTGCTTTATGACGGCAAGGACCTGCTGGAAATGGACCCTGAGACACGCGCTCGGGAGGGCGTTTTTCTCGCTTTTCAGTATCCGGTGGAAATTCCTGGCGTTAACAACACCTACTTTCTGCGGGCGGCGCTGAATGCCGGGCGCAAATACCGCGGCCAGGAAGAACTGGACGCCATGGACTTTCTCGCCTACATCCGCCAGAGGATCAAGCTGCTGGAGATGGACGACACGCTGCTGAACCGCCCGGTGAACGAAGGCTTTTCCGGCGGCGAGAAGAAGCGGAACGAAATTTTCCAGATGGCGGTGCTCGAGCCGAGACTGGCCATCATGGACGAGACGGATTCCGGGCTGGATATTGACGCGCTGAAGGTTGTCGCGAACGGCGTGAATTCTTTGCGCAGCAACCAGCGTTCCATTATTGTGGTGACCCACTATCAGCGCCTGCTGAATTACATCGTCCCGGATTTCGTCCACGTGCTGTCCAACGGGCGGATAGTTAAATCCGGCGGCAAGGAACTGGCGCTGGAACTGGAAGAAAAGGGATATAGCTGGCTGGACGAGACGGTCCCGGCCAGCGAAAGAGCGTAG